In the Campylobacter showae genome, one interval contains:
- a CDS encoding class I SAM-dependent methyltransferase: MDLSAVSKTLFIPLSARIFASKNSPEYFYDEKALSLENIAQTNCESVQEKSSEYALMASAARYYNIDEIVRKFCAKYPKCNVVYLGAELETACFRLKIANTAFYEIDLPEVIELRGLLLGERPNEALMGCDMFNMACARSIDKACRCCL; the protein is encoded by the coding sequence TTGGACTTATCCGCCGTTTCGAAGACGCTATTTATCCCGCTTAGCGCGCGAATTTTCGCTTCTAAAAATTCCCCCGAGTATTTTTACGACGAAAAGGCTCTGTCGCTCGAAAATATCGCACAAACAAACTGCGAGTCCGTGCAAGAAAAATCGTCCGAATATGCGCTCATGGCATCTGCGGCTAGATACTACAATATAGACGAGATCGTGCGTAAATTTTGCGCAAAATATCCAAAATGTAACGTCGTTTATCTAGGCGCAGAGCTCGAGACGGCTTGCTTTCGTTTAAAAATCGCAAACACAGCCTTTTACGAGATAGATTTGCCCGAGGTGATAGAGCTTAGAGGGCTTTTGCTTGGCGAGCGTCCAAACGAAGCGCTCATGGGCTGCGATATGTTTAACATGGCTTGTGCGCGGAGCATTGATAAGGCTTGCCGATGCTGCTTGTAG